From the genome of Mycoplasma crocodyli MP145:
TAACTAAAAATAATTACTTATAAACGAATAATAAAAGAATTGATATAACTAATGCATAAATAGCTGACGATTCTGATATAGCCATACCAATAATCATCATTGAACGAATTTTAGATTCGGCTTCTGGATTTCTTCCGACTGCTTCTGCAGCTTTTCCAGCAGCAAATCCTTGTCCAACTCCTGTTCCTAAAACACCAACCATGGCTAAACCGATTCCAATT
Proteins encoded in this window:
- the atpE gene encoding ATP synthase F0 subunit C; the protein is MLDKITTLLENTTPVAAEAQKAADKGLGFGLVGIGIGLAMVGVLGTGVGQGFAAGKAAEAVGRNPEAESKIRSMMIIGMAISESSAIYALVISILLLFVYK